In one Spirosoma rigui genomic region, the following are encoded:
- a CDS encoding xanthine dehydrogenase family protein molybdopterin-binding subunit: MNNVIGKPITRVDGPDKVTGKAKYAAEHNLPDLAYGYVVSSGIAKGKITHIDTDAALALPGVLTVFTHENRPHTAWFDMNYKDQDAPAGSPFRPLHNANITYSGQPIALVVAETFEVARYAASLVKAVYDTEQSQTDLEAHLTEARDPKWGPANFLKPLPPKPRGNSKRAFLDAPAQMAARYVHGAQHHNPMEMFATTVAYGADGKLTIYDKTQGAPNSQLYVSQVFGIPFSDVQVVSPYVGGGFGSGLRPQYQLFLAVMAARDLKRSVRLTLTRQQMWSFGHRPATVQTVALGASADGKLTALNHDAIAATSQFEDYTETVVNWSNILYPCDNVTLDYKLKPLDIYSPLDMRAPGGVTGNHAIESAVDELCYKLGMDPLEFRLKNYAETDQTEKDRPFSSKELRECFRQGAERFGWDKRNPEPRSMRGEGHNLIGYGMATGIWEANQMPARAEAVLTVNGKLRVSSATADIGTGTYTIMTQIAAETMGMPVEDVIFKLGNTDMPLAPIQGGSWTAATVGSAVKTVCEDLGKTLFKMARQMPDSPFRDVKYDQVVMADSSFKLKRDPSVAVSFLAIVDQNGGRAVTETSTSLPDMLKQRKFSRYAHSAAFVEVQVDEELNTIKVTRAVSAIAGGRILNPRTARSQIIGGMVWGIGHALQEDSALDHRYGRFMNHSLAEYHMPVFADIHDLDVIFVEEHDDIVNPLGVKGLGEIGIVGMPAAIANAVFHATGKRVHDLPIQLDRLL, translated from the coding sequence ATGAACAACGTCATTGGAAAACCCATCACCCGCGTCGATGGTCCCGACAAAGTAACGGGCAAAGCAAAATATGCCGCCGAACACAACCTTCCCGATCTGGCATACGGGTACGTCGTGTCGAGCGGAATAGCCAAGGGTAAGATTACCCATATCGACACCGATGCTGCCCTCGCGCTGCCCGGTGTGCTGACGGTATTTACCCACGAGAACCGGCCACATACGGCCTGGTTCGACATGAACTACAAAGACCAGGATGCTCCGGCGGGATCACCGTTCCGCCCGCTCCACAATGCCAACATCACCTACAGCGGGCAACCCATTGCGCTGGTCGTGGCCGAAACCTTCGAAGTAGCCCGCTATGCAGCGTCGCTGGTGAAGGCTGTTTACGATACTGAGCAATCTCAGACGGATCTTGAAGCGCACCTGACCGAAGCGCGTGACCCGAAGTGGGGACCCGCCAATTTCCTGAAACCCCTGCCGCCCAAACCCCGTGGTAATTCGAAGCGGGCGTTTCTGGACGCTCCCGCCCAGATGGCGGCCCGGTACGTACACGGGGCTCAGCATCACAACCCCATGGAGATGTTTGCCACAACGGTGGCATATGGCGCGGATGGGAAACTGACGATCTACGACAAAACGCAGGGAGCCCCCAACAGCCAGTTGTATGTGTCGCAGGTGTTTGGTATTCCCTTTAGCGACGTTCAGGTCGTGTCGCCCTACGTTGGGGGCGGTTTCGGATCGGGACTCCGTCCCCAGTACCAGTTGTTTCTGGCCGTAATGGCGGCCCGGGATCTCAAGCGGTCAGTCCGCCTGACGCTCACCCGCCAGCAGATGTGGTCATTTGGCCACCGGCCGGCTACGGTACAGACCGTTGCCCTGGGGGCTTCGGCGGATGGGAAACTGACGGCACTCAACCACGACGCCATTGCTGCTACGTCGCAGTTTGAAGACTATACTGAAACCGTAGTCAACTGGTCGAACATACTTTATCCCTGCGATAACGTAACGCTCGACTACAAACTTAAACCACTCGATATTTACAGCCCGCTCGATATGCGGGCGCCGGGGGGCGTGACGGGTAACCACGCTATTGAGTCGGCGGTGGATGAACTATGCTATAAACTGGGCATGGACCCGCTTGAATTCCGGCTGAAAAACTATGCCGAAACCGACCAGACCGAAAAGGACCGGCCATTTTCGAGTAAGGAACTGCGTGAATGTTTCCGACAGGGTGCTGAGCGATTTGGCTGGGATAAGCGAAATCCGGAACCCCGTTCAATGCGCGGGGAGGGGCACAACCTCATTGGGTATGGTATGGCGACGGGTATCTGGGAGGCTAACCAAATGCCCGCCCGTGCCGAAGCGGTACTGACCGTAAACGGCAAACTGCGGGTGAGCAGTGCCACGGCTGATATTGGCACGGGCACCTACACGATCATGACCCAGATTGCCGCCGAAACAATGGGCATGCCCGTTGAGGATGTCATCTTTAAGCTGGGCAATACCGATATGCCGCTCGCCCCGATTCAGGGCGGTTCCTGGACAGCCGCGACGGTTGGGTCGGCCGTGAAAACGGTGTGCGAAGATCTGGGCAAGACGCTCTTCAAGATGGCCCGCCAGATGCCCGATTCACCCTTCAGGGATGTCAAGTATGACCAGGTGGTGATGGCCGACAGTTCCTTCAAGCTAAAACGTGACCCGTCTGTGGCCGTGTCGTTCCTGGCTATCGTTGATCAGAACGGGGGGCGGGCTGTAACGGAAACGTCAACATCGCTGCCCGATATGCTCAAGCAACGCAAGTTTTCCCGCTACGCTCACTCGGCTGCATTTGTGGAGGTACAAGTGGATGAAGAACTCAACACGATCAAAGTCACCCGGGCCGTCAGCGCCATTGCGGGTGGCCGCATCCTGAATCCACGTACCGCCCGGAGTCAGATTATTGGGGGGATGGTCTGGGGTATCGGACATGCCCTGCAGGAGGATAGCGCACTGGACCATCGCTACGGTCGCTTTATGAACCACAGCCTGGCGGAGTATCACATGCCGGTATTCGCCGATATCCACGATCTGGACGTGATCTTTGTCGAGGAACACGATGATATAGTGAATCCGCTCGGAGTGAAGGGCCTTGGTGAGATCGGGATCGTCGGGATGCCGGCGGCCATTGCCAATGCCGTTTTCCACGCAACCGGTAAACGCGTTCATGATCTGCCCATTCAACTGGATCGGCTGCTGTAA
- a CDS encoding SDR family NAD(P)-dependent oxidoreductase has product MQGKNILIVGASSGIGHALAESLQAQGATLFTAGRTQPEGIQSTHMTWDITKTPAADALTQLPDTLHGVVYCPGTINLKPFQRLTLDDYRSDLEVNVLGAVATIHACYAAIKKSKGGSIVLFSTVAAKLGMGMHSSVSVAKSAVEGLTKSLAAELAPFNVRVNAVAPSLTDTPMAQFLLADDTKREAANKRHPLNRYGSPQDIAGMAAYLLTDQASWITGQIIGVDGGMGTLK; this is encoded by the coding sequence ATGCAAGGCAAAAACATACTTATCGTTGGCGCAAGTTCAGGAATCGGGCATGCGCTGGCCGAGTCATTACAGGCGCAGGGTGCTACGCTGTTCACGGCGGGCCGTACCCAGCCCGAAGGTATCCAGTCGACCCACATGACGTGGGATATTACCAAAACACCCGCGGCCGATGCGCTCACCCAACTCCCTGATACGTTGCATGGGGTTGTGTACTGTCCGGGTACGATCAATCTGAAACCATTTCAGCGGCTCACCCTCGACGACTACCGGTCTGACCTGGAGGTTAACGTACTGGGTGCCGTGGCAACGATCCACGCATGCTACGCAGCCATTAAAAAATCGAAAGGGGGAAGTATAGTCCTGTTCAGTACGGTAGCCGCCAAACTGGGTATGGGCATGCACTCGTCGGTATCGGTGGCGAAATCGGCCGTTGAAGGGCTGACCAAGTCGCTCGCGGCTGAACTGGCACCGTTCAACGTGCGGGTAAACGCCGTAGCGCCCTCCCTCACCGACACCCCGATGGCGCAGTTTCTGCTGGCCGACGATACCAAGCGTGAGGCTGCCAACAAGCGCCACCCTCTCAATCGCTACGGTTCTCCACAGGATATTGCGGGTATGGCAGCTTACCTCCTGACCGATCAGGCATCGTGGATCACCGGCCAGATCATTGGTGTCGATGGCGGCATGGGAACGCTTAAATAA
- a CDS encoding sulfate adenylyltransferase subunit 1, translating into MDLLRFITAGSVDDGKSTLIGRLLYDSKSILADQLEAIERATKGRDDGEIDLALLTDGLRSEREQGITIDVAYRYFQTPVRKFIIVDAPGHIQYTRNMVTGASNCQLAVVLVDARHGVVEQTRRHSLIASLLGIPHIVVAVNKMDLMDYSQDVFSDICIQYAELAKNLNVPNVTYIPLSALNGDNVVDKSSTMTWYEGPTLLEHLETVEITDAVSDEGKEKPGRFPVQYVIRPQTADLPDYRGYAGKITSGTLRKGDSITVLPSGETSTIDAIEIADKQYDEASAPMSVVLHLADDRDISRGDLIVRSDGLPISSQTVEAMLCWMDAKEFKVGNKYVLQVGTARTRCSVREIAYQLNVNTYEQASGVENLKLNDLAKVVLRTAQPISFDPYTQNRSTGGAILIDETSNVTVGALMLVGEA; encoded by the coding sequence ATGGACCTTCTACGCTTTATAACCGCCGGTTCGGTTGACGACGGCAAGAGCACGCTCATCGGGCGGCTCCTCTACGATTCAAAATCCATCCTGGCCGATCAGCTCGAAGCGATCGAGCGCGCCACCAAAGGCCGCGACGATGGCGAAATCGACCTGGCGCTGCTCACCGATGGGCTCCGCTCCGAACGCGAACAGGGCATCACCATCGACGTAGCCTACCGGTATTTTCAGACCCCGGTGCGGAAGTTTATCATCGTTGACGCGCCGGGCCACATCCAGTATACCCGGAACATGGTAACGGGAGCGTCGAATTGCCAGCTCGCCGTGGTGCTGGTCGATGCCCGGCATGGCGTCGTGGAACAAACGCGCCGGCACTCGCTGATTGCCAGCCTGCTCGGGATTCCCCACATTGTTGTGGCCGTTAATAAAATGGACCTGATGGACTATTCACAGGACGTCTTTTCCGATATCTGCATCCAGTATGCCGAGCTGGCCAAGAACCTGAACGTACCCAACGTTACCTACATTCCCTTAAGCGCGCTCAACGGTGATAACGTAGTGGACAAGTCCAGCACCATGACGTGGTACGAGGGGCCTACCCTGCTGGAACACCTGGAAACGGTAGAGATCACCGATGCGGTGTCGGACGAAGGGAAAGAAAAGCCGGGCCGTTTCCCGGTGCAGTACGTTATCCGGCCCCAAACGGCTGATTTGCCGGATTACCGGGGGTATGCGGGCAAAATTACCAGCGGCACGTTACGCAAGGGCGATTCGATCACGGTGCTGCCCTCCGGTGAAACCTCGACCATCGATGCCATTGAAATTGCGGACAAGCAATACGATGAGGCCTCAGCGCCAATGTCGGTGGTCCTTCACCTGGCCGATGACCGCGACATCAGCCGGGGCGACCTGATCGTCCGCTCCGACGGGCTGCCCATCAGCAGCCAGACAGTTGAAGCCATGCTCTGCTGGATGGATGCTAAAGAATTTAAAGTGGGCAACAAGTACGTTTTGCAGGTGGGCACCGCCCGGACACGCTGCTCGGTTCGGGAGATTGCGTATCAGCTGAATGTGAATACCTACGAGCAGGCATCAGGCGTTGAGAACCTGAAACTGAACGATCTGGCCAAGGTGGTGCTGCGTACAGCGCAACCCATCAGCTTCGATCCCTACACTCAGAATCGGTCAACCGGTGGGGCCATCCTGATCGATGAAACATCGAACGTCACGGTAGGTGCCCTGATGCTGGTTGGTGAAGCATAA
- a CDS encoding MBL fold metallo-hydrolase: MRLRKRLMIATLLFLALAALAVFVFLQQPVFGADPAGSRLERIRHSTNYRDGSFQNLSPTAVMAEGVSPIKMMRDYLNKSPINTPEEPLPSVKTNLTTLPDSVPTIVWFGHSSYLIKASGLTFLVDPVFSGNASPVTFFGYSFPGSDVYTPADMPPIDFLVLSHDHYDHLDYRTIVQLIPTVKKFYVPLGVGAHLERWGVPADRITELDWWEGGTVAPGVRLTATPARHFSGRSLARGRTLWTSYVLNLPGYSLYLGGDSGYDTHFKAIGDKYGPFDLAILECGQYNVDWPSIHMMPEEVVTAAQDLRAKTLLPVHWAKFALAYHAWNEPIERVTKRAAEQHFPLTTPRIGEPVRVGVSYPRDIWWNSQTKTDPEVLSKN, from the coding sequence ATGAGGTTACGTAAACGCCTGATGATCGCTACACTGTTATTCCTTGCGCTTGCCGCTTTGGCGGTTTTTGTGTTTCTCCAGCAGCCCGTCTTCGGAGCTGACCCGGCTGGCAGCCGTCTGGAACGAATCCGACACTCGACAAACTACCGCGATGGTTCGTTCCAGAACCTGTCGCCAACGGCAGTGATGGCCGAGGGTGTATCGCCCATCAAGATGATGCGCGACTACCTGAACAAATCGCCTATCAACACCCCGGAGGAGCCGCTGCCCTCGGTAAAAACCAACCTGACGACTCTGCCCGACAGCGTACCGACAATCGTGTGGTTCGGGCATTCGTCCTACCTCATCAAAGCCAGCGGCCTCACCTTTCTGGTTGACCCGGTATTTAGTGGCAATGCTTCGCCCGTTACGTTCTTTGGCTATTCATTCCCGGGTTCCGATGTATACACCCCGGCCGACATGCCACCGATCGATTTTCTGGTCCTGTCACACGACCATTATGACCATCTCGACTACCGAACCATTGTCCAGCTTATCCCGACGGTCAAGAAATTTTACGTACCGCTGGGGGTGGGTGCGCACCTCGAACGGTGGGGCGTCCCGGCCGACCGGATTACGGAGCTGGACTGGTGGGAAGGCGGTACTGTTGCCCCCGGGGTACGGTTGACGGCTACTCCGGCGCGGCACTTTTCGGGACGCAGCCTGGCCCGCGGGCGCACCCTGTGGACCTCCTACGTACTGAATCTGCCCGGCTACTCGCTGTACCTGGGTGGCGATTCCGGCTACGATACGCATTTCAAAGCCATCGGCGACAAATACGGCCCGTTCGATCTGGCCATTCTGGAGTGCGGACAATACAACGTCGACTGGCCATCGATCCATATGATGCCGGAAGAAGTTGTGACGGCGGCTCAGGACCTGCGCGCAAAAACCCTGCTGCCGGTGCACTGGGCTAAATTTGCGCTGGCTTACCACGCCTGGAATGAACCCATTGAGCGCGTAACCAAACGAGCCGCCGAGCAGCATTTCCCCCTGACAACGCCCCGCATCGGCGAACCCGTGCGGGTGGGGGTCAGCTATCCGCGTGACATTTGGTGGAATTCCCAAACAAAAACCGATCCGGAGGTATTATCAAAAAACTAA
- a CDS encoding (2Fe-2S)-binding protein, with the protein MLTQLEPKTPPQSTGKLPDLQPVTLHINGTEKQLSLAPWTTLLDALREYCDLTGTKKGCDHGQCGACTVLVDGKRINACLTLAVMQEGRSITTIEGLAGTDPGAPDQLHPVQQAFIDHDAFQCGYCTPGQICSAVGLMNEGKVRTTADIRELMSGNICRCGAYTHIVDAIEDVMQLRTNQPA; encoded by the coding sequence ATGCTTACGCAACTAGAACCCAAAACGCCCCCTCAGTCGACGGGAAAACTGCCGGACCTGCAACCGGTGACCCTGCACATTAACGGGACGGAGAAACAACTGAGCCTTGCCCCCTGGACAACGCTGCTCGACGCCCTCCGTGAGTACTGCGACCTGACGGGTACCAAGAAGGGCTGCGACCACGGCCAGTGCGGTGCCTGCACGGTACTGGTTGATGGTAAACGGATCAATGCCTGCCTGACGCTGGCGGTCATGCAGGAAGGCCGGTCTATTACCACCATCGAAGGGCTGGCGGGGACTGATCCCGGTGCCCCCGATCAACTGCACCCTGTTCAGCAGGCCTTCATCGACCATGATGCCTTCCAGTGTGGTTACTGCACGCCCGGCCAGATCTGTTCAGCCGTGGGCTTGATGAATGAAGGGAAGGTCCGCACTACGGCCGACATCCGCGAGCTGATGAGCGGCAACATCTGCCGCTGTGGCGCCTACACCCACATTGTCGATGCCATCGAAGACGTTATGCAACTCCGTACCAACCAACCTGCCTAA
- the treZ gene encoding malto-oligosyltrehalose trehalohydrolase: MTKTTISHRTLGVTFTPDGLAQARVWAPFAQNVSLRLTSRELTLPLTTDSPGYWQTTTNQLRPGDTYRFVLNGSTELPDPASLAQPEGVHGPSQAIDISTFRWTDSGWTNPDLDDYLIYELHTGTFTPEGTFAGIAERLDYLVELGVNAIEIMPVAQFPGERNWGYDGVYPYAVQQSYGGAAGLQQLVDAAHGRGLAVVLDVVYNHIGPEGNYLPPYGPYFTNRYHTPWGDALNFDDDCSDSVRRYFIENALMWLRDFHVDALRLDAVHAIYDQGSVHILRELREHVDALTAATGRRHYLIIESDQNDTQFIRSLENDGHGMDAQWNDEFHHALRVTAGGERSGYYADYDGIMHLAKSYRNAYVYDGQYMPRRSKIVGSSTENHAGRQFVVFSQNHDQIGNRMLGERPGQLVSFAMQKLMAGAVLSSPYLPMLFMGEEWGELNPFLYFVSHTDPALVEAVRRGRKEEFAEFHTTHDAPDPQAEQTFQQSKLQWDLLRQDPHRTLFRYYKTLLSLRKQSILRVPDRLSLTVVVDADQQTLTLHRKHDQQRVVCLMNFAKTGRPIALPATTNKWHNMLDSADPIWLGPAASPAQLPGDSTVTVQPESILVYVTNQSS; encoded by the coding sequence ATGACAAAGACAACGATCAGCCATCGAACCCTGGGCGTTACGTTTACGCCCGACGGGCTGGCCCAGGCCCGCGTATGGGCACCCTTTGCCCAGAATGTATCGCTCCGACTGACCAGCCGGGAGCTTACCCTCCCACTGACTACCGATAGTCCCGGTTACTGGCAAACGACCACGAATCAGCTCCGCCCGGGCGATACCTACCGATTTGTGCTGAACGGGTCGACCGAACTTCCTGACCCGGCCTCGCTGGCCCAACCCGAAGGAGTTCACGGACCCTCGCAGGCGATCGACATCTCGACGTTTCGGTGGACCGATTCGGGCTGGACAAATCCGGATCTGGACGATTACCTCATCTATGAACTGCACACGGGAACCTTTACGCCGGAAGGCACCTTTGCGGGCATCGCCGAACGGCTCGACTACCTGGTCGAGCTTGGCGTCAACGCCATTGAAATTATGCCCGTTGCGCAGTTTCCCGGCGAACGCAACTGGGGGTACGATGGGGTCTATCCCTATGCCGTCCAGCAATCTTACGGCGGAGCTGCGGGCTTGCAGCAGCTCGTCGACGCGGCACACGGACGGGGGTTAGCGGTGGTTCTCGACGTTGTTTATAATCACATTGGTCCCGAGGGTAACTACCTCCCCCCCTACGGTCCTTATTTCACCAATCGATACCACACGCCCTGGGGTGATGCGCTCAACTTCGACGACGACTGCAGCGACAGTGTCCGGCGCTATTTTATCGAGAATGCCCTGATGTGGCTGCGCGATTTTCACGTCGATGCCCTCCGGCTCGACGCTGTCCATGCTATTTACGACCAGGGAAGTGTTCACATCCTGCGCGAGCTCCGCGAGCATGTCGACGCCCTCACGGCAGCTACCGGACGCCGGCACTACCTTATCATCGAGTCGGATCAGAACGACACGCAGTTTATCCGGTCGCTCGAGAATGACGGTCACGGCATGGATGCCCAGTGGAACGATGAGTTTCACCACGCCCTGCGCGTGACGGCGGGGGGCGAACGCAGCGGCTACTATGCCGACTACGACGGCATTATGCACCTGGCCAAGTCATACCGCAACGCGTATGTGTACGACGGGCAGTACATGCCCCGGCGGTCTAAAATTGTTGGCAGTTCGACCGAGAACCACGCGGGCCGGCAGTTCGTCGTGTTTTCCCAAAACCACGACCAGATAGGCAACCGGATGCTGGGCGAACGACCAGGCCAACTGGTCAGCTTCGCCATGCAGAAACTGATGGCCGGAGCCGTTCTGTCGAGCCCTTACCTTCCTATGCTGTTTATGGGTGAAGAGTGGGGCGAGCTGAACCCGTTCCTGTATTTCGTGAGCCACACGGATCCGGCACTGGTCGAAGCCGTACGGCGGGGCCGCAAGGAAGAGTTTGCCGAATTTCACACAACCCACGATGCCCCCGATCCCCAGGCGGAGCAAACCTTTCAGCAGTCTAAACTTCAGTGGGACCTGCTCCGGCAGGATCCGCATCGAACCCTGTTCCGGTATTACAAAACGCTTTTGTCGCTGCGTAAACAGTCAATTTTACGGGTTCCCGATCGCCTGTCGCTGACCGTCGTGGTAGACGCCGATCAGCAGACACTCACGCTCCACAGAAAACACGATCAACAGCGGGTAGTGTGCCTGATGAATTTTGCGAAAACAGGCCGCCCAATAGCCCTGCCCGCAACGACGAATAAATGGCACAACATGCTCGATTCAGCTGACCCCATCTGGCTGGGTCCCGCGGCCTCCCCGGCGCAGTTGCCGGGCGATTCAACCGTTACGGTCCAGCCCGAGTCCATTCTGGTTTACGTAACCAACCAGTCGTCCTGA
- a CDS encoding 6-pyruvoyl trahydropterin synthase family protein, with amino-acid sequence MSTTPGEGTFRADAPRVAVFRKEHFNAAHRLNNPNWSDEKNTRVYGKCNNPNYHGHNYDLIVQVTGPIDPETGYVIDMKYLGDIIKEHVTDRFDHKNLNLDTEEFADLNPSAENIAIVIYTILRNQLSPALDLKVKLYETERNFVEYPA; translated from the coding sequence ATGAGTACTACTCCCGGAGAGGGTACGTTCCGGGCCGATGCCCCGCGGGTGGCAGTGTTTCGCAAGGAACATTTCAACGCAGCCCATCGGCTTAACAACCCCAACTGGTCAGACGAGAAGAACACACGCGTCTACGGTAAATGCAACAACCCGAATTACCACGGTCACAACTACGATCTGATCGTGCAGGTGACGGGCCCCATCGACCCCGAAACGGGCTACGTTATCGACATGAAATACCTCGGCGACATTATCAAAGAGCACGTTACCGACCGGTTTGACCACAAAAACCTCAACCTCGACACCGAAGAATTCGCGGACCTCAACCCTTCGGCCGAAAACATCGCTATTGTTATTTACACAATTCTACGCAACCAGCTAAGCCCAGCCTTAGACCTTAAAGTAAAGCTTTATGAAACTGAACGGAACTTCGTTGAATACCCCGCTTAA
- the folE gene encoding GTP cyclohydrolase I FolE, giving the protein MKLNGTSLNTPLNGTPANGAHQNGYAKNGHSTAELIDEIGDAHGAASIDTPMRPDAFDLDDATKIDLIEEHFREIMSILGLDLTDDSLNGSPRRVAKMYVQEIFKGLNPANKPEPTLFDNKFRYNEMLVEKDITVQTYCEHHFVPIIGRAHVAYISSGKVIGLSKLNRIVDYFSKRPQVQERLTVQIADELKRVLETEDVAVLIDAKHLCVSTRGVHDVNSSTITASYSGKFSDEATRQELLRYIGQPSVTI; this is encoded by the coding sequence ATGAAACTGAACGGAACTTCGTTGAATACCCCGCTTAACGGTACGCCCGCCAATGGCGCGCACCAGAATGGCTACGCCAAAAACGGACATTCAACGGCCGAGTTAATTGATGAGATCGGGGATGCCCATGGCGCAGCGTCGATCGATACGCCAATGCGTCCGGATGCATTCGATCTGGATGATGCCACGAAAATCGATCTGATCGAAGAACATTTTCGGGAGATCATGAGCATCCTGGGCCTCGACCTAACCGACGACAGCCTGAATGGATCGCCCCGTCGCGTGGCCAAAATGTACGTTCAGGAAATCTTCAAGGGGCTCAACCCGGCCAACAAACCCGAACCAACGCTCTTCGACAACAAGTTTCGTTACAACGAGATGCTGGTTGAAAAAGACATTACGGTTCAGACCTATTGTGAACACCATTTCGTTCCCATCATTGGCCGGGCGCACGTGGCGTATATATCCAGCGGAAAGGTCATTGGCCTGTCGAAACTGAACCGGATTGTTGATTATTTCAGCAAACGGCCCCAGGTGCAGGAACGCCTGACGGTTCAGATTGCCGACGAACTCAAGCGCGTTCTCGAAACGGAGGATGTGGCTGTTCTCATCGACGCCAAACACCTTTGTGTGTCCACGCGGGGTGTTCATGACGTGAACTCGTCGACGATTACGGCTTCCTACAGCGGTAAGTTCAGCGATGAAGCTACCCGGCAGGAGCTGCTCCGCTATATTGGCCAGCCCAGCGTAACCATCTAG
- a CDS encoding VOC family protein — protein MKIDHLALWVSDLEGMKNFYTTYFGATAGASYTNTAKQFTSYFLSFGPDGTRIELMHRPDIGSPADERGLVQGIAHLAIAVGSQAAVDQLTERLRADQYTIASEARTTGDGYYESVVLDPEGNQIEITS, from the coding sequence ATGAAAATTGACCATCTCGCCCTGTGGGTGTCCGATCTGGAGGGAATGAAAAATTTCTACACAACGTACTTTGGGGCAACGGCGGGGGCCAGCTACACGAATACCGCCAAGCAGTTTACGTCCTATTTCCTGTCGTTTGGTCCGGATGGAACCCGTATTGAATTAATGCATAGACCGGACATTGGCTCCCCTGCTGATGAACGGGGGCTCGTGCAGGGCATTGCTCACCTGGCCATTGCCGTAGGCAGCCAGGCAGCAGTCGACCAGCTAACCGAACGACTGCGGGCCGACCAGTACACGATTGCGAGTGAAGCCCGCACCACCGGCGATGGGTATTACGAGAGCGTTGTGCTGGACCCCGAAGGAAATCAGATCGAGATTACCAGCTAA
- a CDS encoding FAD binding domain-containing protein, with protein sequence MHPFSYARPSDVLEAVGELTAGPDFGTTVAKFIAGGTNLIDLMKENVEQPGRLVDINRLPLNSIDELDGGGLRLGALVSNADTAYHPLVEQRYPLLSQTILAGASPQLRNMATNGGNLFQRTRCYYFYDPAMPCNKREPGSGCGAIGGYNRIHAILGTTEGTTDDQPQCIATYPSDMAVALTALEAVVNVTGPEGDRSIPMADFHRLPGNEPQRDNTLQTGELVTSIDLPAPRFTDNHMYLKLRDRASYAFALVSVAVGLELEGDVIRDVRIVLGGVAHKPWRKPDAEALLVGKTATKENFRPAADKLLEGAVGYGNNTFKIELAHRAIIRALGQAAKIEPTA encoded by the coding sequence ATGCATCCTTTTTCCTATGCCCGTCCCTCCGACGTACTGGAGGCCGTGGGTGAATTGACCGCCGGTCCTGATTTTGGTACAACGGTTGCCAAATTTATTGCCGGTGGTACCAACCTCATCGATTTGATGAAGGAAAATGTTGAACAGCCGGGTCGGCTGGTTGATATTAACCGCCTGCCGCTCAATAGCATCGATGAACTGGACGGCGGTGGCCTGCGGCTAGGTGCGCTGGTATCCAACGCCGATACGGCCTACCATCCGCTGGTTGAACAGCGCTATCCACTGCTCTCGCAAACAATACTGGCCGGCGCATCGCCCCAGCTACGCAACATGGCGACCAACGGCGGCAACCTGTTTCAGCGCACCCGCTGTTACTACTTCTACGACCCGGCCATGCCCTGCAACAAGCGGGAACCCGGTTCCGGCTGCGGAGCCATTGGCGGTTACAACCGTATTCATGCTATTCTGGGTACGACGGAAGGGACGACCGATGACCAACCGCAGTGTATTGCAACCTACCCCTCGGATATGGCCGTGGCACTGACCGCGCTGGAAGCGGTTGTCAACGTGACGGGACCGGAGGGCGATCGGTCAATACCAATGGCTGATTTTCACCGTCTGCCGGGCAACGAGCCGCAGCGGGATAACACATTGCAAACCGGCGAACTCGTTACGTCCATTGATCTGCCCGCTCCCCGCTTTACCGACAACCACATGTACCTGAAGCTTCGCGACCGCGCTTCCTATGCCTTCGCGCTGGTATCGGTGGCTGTCGGGCTCGAACTGGAAGGAGACGTGATCAGGGATGTCAGGATTGTACTGGGCGGAGTGGCCCATAAACCCTGGCGGAAACCCGACGCCGAAGCTTTGCTGGTGGGCAAAACGGCCACCAAAGAAAATTTCCGGCCCGCAGCCGACAAGTTGCTGGAAGGAGCCGTTGGCTACGGAAACAATACGTTCAAAATCGAACTGGCTCACCGCGCTATCATCCGCGCCTTGGGACAGGCGGCTAAAATCGAACCAACGGCATAA